In the genome of Aureimonas sp. OT7, one region contains:
- a CDS encoding SIS domain-containing protein gives MPPRIGPYRAALEEIGAALDALDEGGFAAFVQAIASARRIALYGVGREGLAIKGFAMRLFHLGLDVSMVGDMTTPPIGPGDLLVVSAGPGGFSTVNGLMGVARAAGARIALVTANPGGSAARLADTVLVVPAQTMANDVGGHSVLPMGSLFEGAEFILFEMAVMALAERLHIDAGAMRARHTNLE, from the coding sequence GTGCCGCCGAGGATCGGCCCCTACCGGGCCGCGCTGGAGGAGATCGGCGCCGCTCTGGACGCACTGGACGAAGGCGGTTTCGCCGCCTTCGTCCAGGCCATCGCCTCGGCGCGCCGCATCGCCCTTTACGGCGTCGGCCGCGAGGGGTTGGCGATCAAGGGCTTCGCCATGCGCCTGTTCCATCTGGGGCTCGACGTGTCCATGGTGGGCGACATGACGACACCGCCCATCGGGCCGGGCGACCTCCTGGTCGTTTCGGCCGGGCCCGGCGGCTTTTCGACCGTTAACGGGCTGATGGGCGTGGCGAGGGCGGCGGGTGCGCGCATCGCCCTCGTCACCGCCAATCCCGGCGGCAGCGCCGCGCGGCTTGCCGACACCGTGCTGGTGGTGCCGGCACAGACGATGGCAAACGATGTCGGCGGCCACTCCGTGCTGCCGATGGGCTCGCTCTTCGAGGGGGCCGAATTCATCCTTTTCGAGATGGCCGTCATGGCCCTGGCCGAGCGTCTGCATATCGATGCCGGCGCAATGCGCGCACGACACACGAACTTGGAATAG